One uncultured Tolumonas sp. genomic window carries:
- a CDS encoding LysR family transcriptional regulator: MNNARSASFFQQFRHWDLNLLVVLEALYAEQGNVTRAAQRVGLSQSALSHALNRLRDMLDDPLFVKRGAKMQPTARASQLAPFVAQWLDQLQAELSPQLFDPMTIKASLRLGMPEHLERLLLPDLLQYLGANAPGIHIHVKAVPIFQLSDELDNGGLDLAITGAQIDLSEGYQQQLLTRSHFVYVYNPKLLTLPDNPTLEELAAVPQLTTSYAHNTSSIIENYFQAHGLKRKIMATTSGITAIPAIIAMCPVLVILPRLMISQYSLFDEFNVVPFADQDVNVPLNLVWHRLHDHDPAHQYVRDYIVQQFTTLVN, from the coding sequence ATGAATAATGCAAGATCGGCGAGCTTTTTCCAGCAATTCCGTCACTGGGATCTTAACCTGTTGGTGGTTTTGGAAGCGTTGTATGCCGAACAAGGTAATGTAACTCGCGCAGCGCAGCGAGTGGGTTTGAGTCAGTCAGCATTGAGTCATGCCTTGAACCGTTTACGCGACATGTTGGATGACCCCTTATTTGTAAAACGTGGCGCCAAAATGCAACCGACCGCACGCGCAAGCCAATTAGCGCCTTTTGTTGCGCAATGGCTGGATCAATTACAGGCGGAACTTAGCCCGCAATTATTTGACCCGATGACCATCAAAGCCTCATTACGCTTAGGAATGCCAGAGCATTTAGAACGCTTGTTATTGCCCGACTTATTACAATATTTAGGCGCTAATGCTCCAGGGATCCACATTCATGTCAAAGCCGTCCCTATTTTTCAACTCAGTGATGAATTAGATAACGGTGGTCTTGATCTGGCAATTACTGGCGCACAAATTGACCTGTCTGAGGGATATCAACAGCAACTACTGACTCGTAGTCATTTTGTGTATGTATATAACCCTAAATTACTCACGTTACCGGATAATCCAACACTGGAAGAATTGGCGGCCGTGCCGCAACTCACCACCAGCTATGCACATAACACGAGCAGTATTATTGAAAATTACTTTCAGGCGCATGGCCTAAAGCGCAAAATCATGGCAACAACATCAGGGATCACCGCGATTCCGGCAATCATCGCAATGTGCCCGGTATTGGTGATTTTGCCAAGACTCATGATCAGCCAATATTCACTCTTTGATGAATTCAACGTAGTGCCATTCGCCGATCAGGATGTAAACGTACCGCTCAATCTGGTCTGGCATCGGCTGCATGATCATGATCCAGCGCATCAATATGTGCGGGATTACATCGTTCAGCAATTTACAACTCTGGTTAACTGA
- a CDS encoding MFS transporter, giving the protein MLYAAPFNPPIIRQLLRINIGLMVCIEFIMNAMLSFSSSYLCGGLGMTLHTYSLTTAVYAGTAILMIAQHHWLVSQLGYRRFIRYALVFFTVGSLICANADAAPLFIFGRVIQAIGGSAFFTAARVHVNFFAPTPAGRGLAIRYMAYCLVGGSAMAAFLAALILEHYSWRALFLIQLPQIAAVWWLTGKTTSNVRKLRPSGKLHPTNMFCLVAGVFVLQYIVENAPYDYFSDESLFCGLLLLAITGLGLFVWFEHQRHHSLLSFRHFFSSRYLAGLMIYALCYLVIASTNYLIPIFLQKGLSFPVLNCGALLTTTSLCSLIFAWLHLKVSAKHSNQKHYLLFAFACLSVFGLLSSHLSSGIRLWDMAIPLIFLSGFAAIGQGTAAFNTFRETDSRLFSQAYQTKNMLRELMNSTAVSLTNVFLQTREAEHYTRLAENVNEQTIAHYSVSMSQLYNLATQQSVVMSCLDAFWGIGVAGGLFFIFSWWQKKIV; this is encoded by the coding sequence ATGTTGTACGCAGCTCCATTTAATCCGCCGATTATCCGGCAACTTCTCCGTATCAATATTGGCCTGATGGTTTGTATTGAATTTATTATGAATGCCATGTTGTCATTTTCATCCTCATACCTGTGTGGTGGTTTAGGGATGACATTGCATACCTACAGTTTGACGACCGCTGTCTATGCAGGAACGGCGATCTTAATGATCGCGCAGCATCATTGGCTGGTTTCTCAGCTTGGTTACCGTCGGTTTATTCGTTACGCACTTGTTTTCTTTACCGTTGGTTCATTGATTTGCGCTAATGCAGATGCCGCGCCGTTGTTTATTTTCGGACGAGTTATTCAGGCGATTGGTGGCTCTGCCTTTTTTACCGCGGCGCGCGTACACGTTAATTTTTTTGCACCAACACCTGCCGGACGCGGGCTGGCGATACGTTACATGGCATATTGCTTAGTGGGCGGAAGTGCGATGGCTGCATTTTTGGCGGCGTTGATTTTGGAGCATTACAGCTGGCGTGCGTTGTTCTTGATTCAACTGCCACAAATAGCCGCTGTCTGGTGGTTAACTGGGAAGACTACCAGTAATGTGCGCAAGCTTCGGCCATCCGGGAAATTACACCCAACGAATATGTTCTGTTTGGTGGCTGGGGTGTTTGTATTGCAGTACATCGTTGAAAATGCGCCGTATGATTATTTTAGCGATGAGTCGTTATTTTGTGGATTATTGCTGCTGGCGATCACAGGGCTTGGCTTGTTTGTTTGGTTTGAACACCAACGTCACCATTCACTGCTTTCTTTCCGTCATTTCTTCTCCAGCCGTTATTTAGCCGGATTGATGATTTATGCGCTTTGTTATCTGGTTATCGCTTCCACCAATTATCTGATCCCGATTTTTCTGCAAAAAGGGCTTTCGTTCCCGGTGCTTAACTGTGGTGCTTTACTGACCACCACATCACTCTGTTCGCTGATATTTGCCTGGCTGCATCTTAAGGTTTCCGCCAAGCATTCAAATCAGAAACACTATCTTTTATTTGCCTTCGCCTGCCTGAGTGTTTTTGGTCTGCTCAGTAGTCATTTAAGTTCTGGTATTCGCCTTTGGGATATGGCAATTCCACTGATTTTTCTCTCTGGTTTTGCTGCGATAGGGCAAGGCACTGCCGCCTTTAATACCTTCAGGGAAACAGATAGCCGGCTATTTTCGCAAGCTTATCAGACTAAAAATATGCTGCGGGAATTAATGAATTCAACCGCGGTTTCACTGACGAATGTGTTTTTGCAAACCAGAGAAGCCGAACACTACACGCGGCTTGCTGAGAATGTGAATGAACAAACTATTGCGCACTATAGTGTTTCAATGTCACAGCTATATAACTTGGCGACGCAGCAGTCCGTGGTGATGTCGTGTCTCGATGCATTTTGGGGTATTGGTGTTGCGGGCGGTTTGTTTTTTATCTTTAGCTGGTGGCAGAAAAAGATCGTCTGA
- a CDS encoding DUF1889 family protein yields MNSLLLKALTSLSNTCNKSSLQAVDEDRIKVTFRAIHKNKVPVNPAEIEQWLLSNNWQPKPVESIVTWAKTISSGGKLPLRNKDLVPTEKEIWAKLNP; encoded by the coding sequence ATGAATAGTCTTCTGTTAAAAGCACTGACTTCACTGTCAAACACATGCAATAAATCATCATTACAGGCAGTGGATGAAGACCGGATAAAAGTCACATTTCGGGCCATACATAAGAATAAAGTTCCGGTAAACCCTGCTGAAATTGAACAGTGGTTGCTCTCTAATAACTGGCAACCCAAACCGGTAGAAAGCATTGTGACATGGGCTAAAACGATAAGCTCAGGCGGAAAACTGCCATTGAGAAATAAAGATTTAGTACCCACTGAAAAAGAAATCTGGGCTAAGTTAAACCCATAA
- the yfaE gene encoding class I ribonucleotide reductase maintenance protein YfaE gives MKRKKVTIITPHATFKLSSDESLLDGLLRTGHQIEYQCRNGYCGACRCKLVSGEVSYPTLPLAFIPAGEVLTCCGKPESTLVLDLPVAENAATI, from the coding sequence ATGAAACGGAAAAAAGTTACCATAATAACCCCACATGCAACGTTTAAGCTGTCCAGCGACGAAAGTCTGCTGGATGGCTTATTGCGTACCGGTCATCAGATCGAATATCAATGTCGCAATGGGTATTGTGGTGCTTGCCGCTGTAAGCTGGTGTCGGGGGAAGTAAGTTATCCTACCCTGCCACTGGCTTTTATTCCTGCCGGCGAAGTGCTGACGTGCTGTGGAAAACCTGAATCCACGCTGGTACTTGATCTACCAGTTGCTGAAAATGCAGCGACTATTTAG
- the nrdB gene encoding class Ia ribonucleoside-diphosphate reductase subunit beta: protein MAYSTFSKQPNDARKEPMFFGQTVNVARYDQQKYEVFERLIEKQLSFFWRPEEVDVSHDRIDYQALPPHEQHIFISNLKYQTLLDSIQGRSPNVALLPLVSLPELETWIETWAFSETIHSRSYTHIIRNIVNDPAVVFDDIVVNEQIIKRAEDIAGYYDELIELTQYWQLLGEGSHLINGKTVVVSRRELKKKLYLCLMSVNALEAIRFYVSFACSFAFAERELMEGNAKIIKMIARDEALHLTGTQHMLNILREGNDDPEMAEIARELHSECFELFKKAAEQEKEWAAYLFKDGSMLGLNKDILCQYVEFITNVRMQGVGLPLAFDADRQNPLPWINTWLNSDNVQVAPQEVEISSYLVGQIDSEVNPDDLGDFLL from the coding sequence ATGGCGTATAGCACTTTCTCCAAACAACCTAACGATGCCCGCAAAGAGCCGATGTTTTTCGGCCAGACCGTTAACGTGGCGCGTTATGACCAACAAAAATATGAAGTTTTCGAGCGCCTGATCGAGAAGCAACTTTCATTTTTCTGGCGCCCGGAAGAAGTCGATGTTTCGCACGATCGTATCGACTATCAAGCGCTGCCGCCGCATGAACAGCACATTTTTATTTCCAACCTGAAATATCAAACCCTGTTGGATTCCATCCAAGGTCGCAGCCCCAACGTGGCATTGTTACCGTTGGTTTCTCTGCCAGAACTGGAAACCTGGATCGAAACCTGGGCATTTTCTGAAACTATTCATTCCCGCTCCTACACCCACATCATCCGTAATATCGTGAATGATCCGGCAGTAGTTTTCGATGATATCGTTGTGAACGAACAGATCATCAAACGTGCGGAAGATATCGCCGGTTATTACGATGAACTGATTGAGCTGACCCAATACTGGCAGTTGCTGGGTGAAGGTTCGCATCTGATCAATGGCAAAACCGTGGTGGTTTCGCGCCGCGAGCTGAAAAAGAAACTTTATCTGTGCTTAATGAGCGTGAATGCACTGGAAGCGATCCGTTTTTACGTCAGCTTCGCCTGCTCGTTTGCCTTTGCTGAACGTGAACTGATGGAAGGGAATGCCAAGATCATCAAGATGATAGCGCGTGACGAAGCCTTACATTTAACCGGCACGCAGCACATGCTGAATATCTTGCGCGAAGGCAATGATGATCCTGAAATGGCTGAAATCGCTCGTGAATTGCATAGCGAATGTTTTGAACTGTTCAAAAAAGCCGCAGAACAAGAAAAAGAGTGGGCAGCCTATTTGTTTAAAGATGGCTCAATGCTCGGTTTGAACAAAGATATTCTGTGCCAGTACGTCGAGTTTATTACTAACGTGCGGATGCAAGGTGTCGGTTTACCATTAGCCTTTGATGCTGATCGTCAAAATCCGCTACCATGGATCAATACTTGGCTGAACTCAGATAACGTGCAAGTTGCACCGCAAGAAGTCGAAATCAGCTCTTATCTGGTAGGTCAGATCGATTCGGAAGTTAACCCGGATGATCTCGGTGATTTCCTGCTGTAA
- the nrdA gene encoding class 1a ribonucleoside-diphosphate reductase subunit alpha, whose product MTVSLMVTKRDNVTEPLNLDKIHRVVTWAAEGLQGVSVSQVELSAHIQFYDGIRTSDIHETLIKSAADLISEQAPDYQYLAARLAMFHLRKKAYGGFTPPSLFEQVKTQVEAGRYDQQLLTDYSQEEFDLLDSYLVHERDMHFAYAAVKQLEGKYLLQNRVTGEIYESPQFLYMLVAACLFANYPRTSRLDYIKRFYDAVSTFKISLPTPIMSGVRTPTRQFSSCVLIECGDSLDSINATASSIVRYVSQRAGIGINAGRIRALGSEIRGGEAFHTGCIPFYKYFQTAVKCCSQGGVRGGAATVFYPLWHLEVESLLVLKNNRGVEENRVRHMDYGVQINRLMYQRLIQGGNITLFSPSDAPGLYDAFFADQTEFERLYLQYEQDPAIRKRQIKAVELFSLLMQERAGTGRIYIQNVDHCNTHSPFDPAVAPIRQSNLCLEIALPTKALDHYLDEKGEIALCTLSAFNLGAIESLDELEPLAELAVRALDALLDYQDYPIPAANNGAMWRRPLGIGVINYAYYLAKNGVRYSDGSALGLTHRTFEAIQYYLLKASVKLAKESGACPRFNETMYAQGILPIDTYKRDLDDLCQEPLHLDWETLRSEIKQHGLRNSTLTALMPSETSSQIANATNGIEPPRGLISVKASKDGILRQVVPDYTELKDNYELLWSQPNNDGYLQLVGVMQKFVDQAISANTSYDPSRFEGHKVPMKQLLKDLLTAYKYGLKTLYYHNTRDGADDAQLQVAQADDCAGGACKI is encoded by the coding sequence ATGACAGTCAGCTTGATGGTCACGAAACGGGATAACGTTACCGAGCCACTTAATCTGGATAAGATCCACCGCGTTGTAACATGGGCTGCAGAAGGCTTACAGGGTGTTTCTGTCTCGCAGGTTGAGTTAAGTGCTCATATCCAGTTTTATGATGGAATTCGCACATCCGACATCCATGAGACCTTGATCAAATCGGCGGCTGATCTGATTTCCGAACAAGCACCTGATTACCAATATCTGGCTGCTCGCCTGGCGATGTTCCATCTGCGCAAAAAAGCTTATGGCGGTTTCACACCACCATCTTTGTTTGAACAGGTAAAAACGCAAGTGGAAGCCGGTCGTTACGACCAGCAGTTACTGACTGATTACAGCCAAGAAGAGTTCGATCTGCTGGATAGCTATCTGGTGCATGAACGCGATATGCATTTTGCTTACGCGGCGGTAAAACAGCTGGAAGGTAAATACCTGCTGCAAAACCGTGTGACCGGTGAAATCTACGAAAGCCCGCAGTTCCTGTATATGCTGGTGGCGGCGTGTTTGTTTGCTAATTATCCAAGAACCTCGCGTCTGGATTACATCAAACGTTTTTACGATGCGGTTTCTACCTTCAAAATTTCGCTGCCGACACCAATTATGTCTGGCGTGCGCACCCCTACCCGTCAATTCAGCTCTTGTGTCTTGATCGAGTGTGGTGACAGCTTAGATTCTATCAACGCAACTGCCTCTTCTATCGTGCGTTACGTTTCTCAGCGTGCCGGTATTGGTATCAACGCTGGTCGTATTCGTGCGCTGGGTAGTGAAATCCGTGGTGGCGAAGCCTTCCACACGGGTTGTATCCCATTCTACAAATACTTCCAGACTGCGGTGAAATGTTGTTCTCAGGGCGGCGTTCGTGGTGGTGCGGCGACTGTGTTCTACCCACTATGGCATCTGGAAGTCGAATCACTGCTGGTATTGAAAAATAACCGTGGCGTGGAAGAAAACCGTGTTCGTCACATGGACTACGGTGTGCAGATCAACCGTTTGATGTATCAGCGTCTGATCCAAGGCGGTAACATCACGCTGTTCTCGCCATCCGATGCACCGGGTTTATACGATGCGTTCTTTGCGGATCAGACCGAATTCGAACGTCTGTATCTGCAATATGAGCAAGACCCGGCGATCCGTAAACGTCAGATCAAAGCCGTTGAACTGTTTTCACTGCTGATGCAGGAACGTGCCGGCACCGGCCGTATCTATATTCAGAACGTCGATCATTGCAACACACACAGTCCGTTTGACCCAGCCGTCGCGCCGATCCGCCAAAGCAATTTGTGCTTGGAAATCGCGCTGCCAACCAAAGCACTGGATCATTATCTGGATGAGAAAGGTGAAATCGCTCTGTGTACGCTGTCGGCGTTTAACTTAGGTGCTATCGAATCACTGGATGAATTGGAACCACTGGCTGAACTGGCTGTGCGTGCGTTAGACGCGTTGTTGGATTACCAAGATTACCCAATTCCAGCGGCTAATAATGGCGCAATGTGGCGTCGTCCGTTAGGTATTGGTGTCATCAACTACGCCTATTATCTGGCGAAAAACGGCGTGCGTTACTCCGATGGTTCCGCGCTGGGTCTGACGCATCGTACTTTCGAAGCGATCCAATATTACCTGTTGAAAGCATCGGTAAAACTGGCCAAAGAATCTGGCGCCTGCCCGCGTTTCAATGAAACCATGTATGCACAAGGTATTCTGCCGATCGATACTTATAAACGCGATCTGGATGACCTGTGCCAGGAACCGTTACATCTGGATTGGGAAACACTGCGCAGCGAAATCAAACAACACGGTCTGCGTAACTCAACACTGACAGCGCTGATGCCATCTGAAACGTCCAGTCAGATTGCCAATGCCACCAACGGTATTGAACCACCACGTGGTTTGATCAGCGTGAAAGCATCGAAAGACGGTATTTTGCGTCAGGTTGTGCCTGATTACACGGAACTGAAAGATAACTACGAGTTACTGTGGAGCCAGCCAAACAATGACGGTTATCTGCAATTAGTCGGTGTGATGCAAAAATTCGTCGATCAAGCGATTTCTGCTAACACCAGCTATGACCCTAGCCGGTTTGAAGGCCACAAAGTGCCGATGAAACAACTGCTTAAAGATCTGTTAACTGCCTACAAATACGGTCTGAAAACGCTGTATTACCATAACACCCGTGACGGTGCGGATGATGCACAATTGCAGGTAGCCCAAGCGGATGATTGCGCCGGCGGTGCATGTAAGATTTAA
- a CDS encoding HAD-IA family hydrolase, producing the protein MHHSRFSAVLFDLDGTLLDTAPDLGAAANHVLAQIGKAPLSDFVIRQTASDGALALIKAGLSETEQAEHDLTILRQQLLDHYAQHLYVGTRPYDGMVELITWLNSRAIPWGVVTNKPAFLTEPLLALVTELPNCAVAVSADTLQLRKPHPEPLWHACEQIGVTAKECLYVGDHIRDIEAGRNAGMTTAIAAWGYIAENERLTDWLADVEMADPHSLLAWLSRE; encoded by the coding sequence ATGCATCATTCTCGTTTTTCTGCGGTCTTATTTGATTTAGATGGCACATTGCTGGATACCGCACCCGATCTCGGTGCGGCCGCCAACCACGTGTTAGCGCAAATAGGTAAAGCACCGCTCTCGGATTTCGTGATCCGGCAAACGGCTTCTGACGGCGCACTCGCTTTAATTAAGGCCGGGCTTTCTGAAACTGAGCAAGCCGAACACGACTTAACTATTTTACGGCAACAATTGTTAGACCATTACGCACAACATTTATATGTCGGTACCCGCCCGTATGACGGCATGGTTGAGCTGATTACCTGGCTGAATAGCCGCGCTATTCCATGGGGTGTCGTTACCAATAAACCGGCTTTTTTAACGGAGCCGCTGCTAGCTTTAGTCACAGAATTACCTAACTGTGCAGTCGCAGTCAGTGCCGATACCCTGCAGTTGCGAAAACCACATCCTGAGCCGTTATGGCATGCCTGTGAGCAAATCGGAGTGACGGCAAAAGAGTGTCTCTATGTTGGCGATCATATTCGCGATATCGAAGCCGGACGGAATGCTGGAATGACGACAGCTATTGCAGCATGGGGCTATATTGCGGAAAATGAACGCCTGACCGACTGGTTGGCAGACGTTGAAATGGCTGATCCACACAGCTTATTAGCATGGTTATCTCGCGAATAA
- the ubiG gene encoding bifunctional 2-polyprenyl-6-hydroxyphenol methylase/3-demethylubiquinol 3-O-methyltransferase UbiG, with amino-acid sequence MNVDSQEIAKFEAIASHWWDPHGDFKPLHLMNPLRLEWISDHCEGLFGKQVLDVGCGGGILSESMAKQGAQVLGVDMGHEPLQVARLHALEQNVKLDYQRITVEELAEQRPASFDVVTCMEMLEHVPDPASIVRACAKLAKPGGKLFFSTINRTRQSWLLMILAAEQVLKIVPKGTHDHAKFIRPAELIRCCDSADLLTKQVKGVRYNPLTEHFKLSDDVSVNYQIFCEKP; translated from the coding sequence ATGAATGTTGATTCGCAGGAAATCGCTAAATTTGAAGCCATTGCCAGTCACTGGTGGGATCCTCATGGTGATTTCAAGCCATTACACCTGATGAACCCGCTGCGTTTAGAGTGGATTTCTGACCATTGCGAAGGTTTATTTGGCAAACAAGTGCTGGATGTCGGCTGTGGCGGCGGCATTTTAAGTGAAAGCATGGCGAAACAAGGCGCACAGGTTTTAGGCGTTGATATGGGCCATGAACCGTTACAAGTGGCTCGCCTGCATGCATTGGAACAAAACGTAAAACTCGATTATCAACGCATTACCGTCGAAGAGTTGGCCGAACAGCGCCCTGCCTCATTCGATGTCGTCACCTGCATGGAGATGCTGGAGCATGTGCCTGATCCCGCCTCTATCGTGCGTGCTTGTGCCAAATTAGCTAAACCGGGCGGAAAACTTTTCTTCTCAACCATTAACCGTACAAGGCAATCCTGGTTATTGATGATTTTAGCAGCAGAACAAGTTTTGAAGATCGTGCCGAAAGGAACGCACGACCACGCGAAATTTATTCGCCCGGCTGAACTTATTCGTTGTTGTGACAGCGCTGATTTGCTGACTAAACAAGTCAAAGGCGTGCGTTATAACCCGCTGACTGAGCATTTTAAATTGTCTGACGATGTTTCAGTTAATTATCAAATTTTCTGTGAAAAACCATAA
- the gyrA gene encoding DNA topoisomerase (ATP-hydrolyzing) subunit A: MSDLAKEIIPINIEDELRNSYLDYAMSVIVGRALPDVRDGLKPVHRRVLFAMHELSNDWNKPYKKSARVVGDVIGKYHPHGDSAVYDTIVRMAQDFSMRYTLVDGQGNFGSVDGDSAAAMRYTEIRMDRIAHELLADLEKETVDWVPNYDGTELIPAVMPTKVPNLLVNGSSGIAVGMATNIPPHNLTEVVDGCLALMENSELTIDELIQLIPGPDFPTGGIINGRSGILDAYRTGRGKIYVRARTEIETDEKNGKESIIVTELPYTVNKARLVEKIAELVKDKKIEGITALRDESDKDGMRVVIELRRGELTEVMLNNLYTHTQMQNVFGINMVALVNGQPKTLNLKEILAAFIDHRREVVTRRTVFELRKARERAHILEGLAIALANIDPVIELIKNSSSPAEAKQGLVARGWALGAVSEMLERAGDDAARPEWLEPEFGIRDGLYFLTEQQAQAILDLRLHKLTGLEHEKILDEYRELLTEIAALLFILASPERLMEVIREELEFVKSQFGDKRRTEIQAASIEINMEDLITPEDVVVTLSHEGYVKYQPLSDYEAQRRGGRGKAAAKVKDEDFVEQLLVANTHDTILCFSTMGQVYWLKVYQLPEASRTARGRPIINLLPLDENERITAILPVKSYDDDKYVFFATANGTVKKTALSAFSRPLSSGIRAITLKEGDELIGVDITDGSNEIMLFSDAGKVVRFAEGNNRGTESDNDSDDDATDEVETENTENAEVSTSGKGIRPMGRTAAGVRGIKLAEGDRVVSLIIPRSEGAILTATENGYGKRTALSEYPVKSRATLGVISIQVSERNGRVVGAIQVDEADEIMLITNGGTLVRTRVSEVGLIGRNTAGVRLIRTSEDEKLVSLERVAEPEGDESDVSEINIEVDTGSSEESSAE, translated from the coding sequence ATGAGCGATCTAGCCAAAGAGATCATCCCGATAAATATCGAAGACGAGTTACGTAACTCTTATCTCGATTATGCAATGAGTGTTATCGTCGGGCGTGCACTGCCAGACGTGCGGGATGGTTTAAAACCAGTGCATCGTCGCGTTTTATTCGCGATGCACGAGTTGAGTAACGACTGGAATAAACCTTATAAGAAATCTGCTCGTGTCGTCGGTGACGTGATCGGTAAATATCACCCACACGGTGACTCTGCGGTGTACGACACCATTGTTCGTATGGCGCAAGATTTCTCCATGCGTTACACGCTGGTTGATGGTCAGGGTAACTTCGGTTCCGTCGACGGCGACTCCGCTGCGGCGATGCGTTATACCGAAATTCGTATGGACCGCATTGCTCACGAGCTGCTGGCTGATCTGGAAAAAGAAACCGTAGATTGGGTTCCTAACTACGACGGTACAGAACTGATCCCAGCAGTTATGCCAACCAAAGTACCTAACCTGCTGGTTAATGGTTCATCGGGTATCGCGGTCGGTATGGCGACCAATATTCCGCCACATAACCTGACTGAAGTCGTCGATGGCTGTCTGGCGTTGATGGAAAACTCAGAGTTAACAATCGATGAGTTGATCCAGCTGATCCCAGGCCCAGACTTCCCAACGGGCGGTATTATCAATGGTCGTTCCGGTATTCTGGATGCGTACCGTACTGGTCGCGGTAAAATTTACGTGCGTGCGCGCACCGAAATTGAAACTGACGAAAAGAATGGTAAAGAGTCCATTATCGTTACTGAGTTGCCATACACCGTCAACAAAGCCCGTTTGGTCGAAAAAATTGCCGAACTGGTAAAAGATAAAAAAATCGAAGGTATCACTGCACTACGCGACGAGTCTGATAAAGACGGTATGCGCGTAGTGATTGAATTGCGTCGTGGTGAATTGACCGAGGTTATGCTGAATAATCTCTACACGCACACACAGATGCAAAACGTGTTCGGTATCAACATGGTGGCGCTGGTTAATGGCCAACCAAAAACACTGAATCTGAAAGAAATTTTAGCTGCCTTCATCGACCATCGTCGTGAAGTAGTTACCCGCCGCACCGTATTTGAATTACGTAAAGCGCGTGAACGTGCCCATATTCTGGAAGGTCTGGCGATCGCGCTGGCGAATATCGACCCGGTTATTGAGTTGATCAAAAACTCATCCAGCCCGGCAGAAGCGAAACAAGGCTTGGTTGCGCGTGGTTGGGCTCTGGGCGCTGTTTCTGAAATGCTCGAACGTGCTGGTGATGATGCTGCGCGTCCTGAATGGCTGGAACCAGAATTTGGTATTCGCGATGGTCTGTATTTCTTAACTGAACAACAAGCGCAAGCGATTCTGGATCTGCGTCTGCACAAGCTGACTGGTCTGGAACATGAAAAGATTCTCGATGAATATCGTGAACTGCTGACTGAAATTGCCGCTTTGCTGTTCATTTTGGCAAGCCCAGAACGTTTGATGGAAGTGATCCGCGAAGAGCTGGAATTTGTTAAATCGCAGTTTGGTGATAAGCGTCGCACGGAAATTCAGGCCGCTAGCATCGAAATCAACATGGAAGATCTGATCACACCAGAAGACGTCGTGGTAACACTGTCGCACGAAGGTTATGTGAAATATCAGCCATTGTCTGATTACGAAGCGCAGCGTCGTGGTGGTCGTGGTAAAGCGGCTGCCAAAGTAAAAGATGAAGATTTCGTTGAACAGCTGCTGGTGGCGAATACACACGATACCATTCTGTGCTTCTCGACCATGGGTCAAGTTTACTGGCTGAAAGTGTATCAACTGCCAGAGGCCAGCCGTACTGCGCGCGGTCGTCCAATTATCAACTTGTTGCCGTTGGATGAAAACGAACGTATTACTGCGATCCTGCCAGTGAAATCTTACGATGATGACAAATATGTCTTCTTCGCAACTGCTAATGGCACCGTGAAGAAAACAGCCTTGTCTGCATTCTCTCGCCCATTGAGTTCCGGTATTCGTGCGATCACCTTGAAAGAAGGTGATGAGCTGATTGGTGTTGATATCACCGACGGCAGCAACGAAATCATGTTGTTCTCTGATGCTGGTAAAGTGGTACGTTTCGCGGAAGGTAATAACCGTGGCACAGAGTCTGACAATGATTCAGATGATGATGCAACCGACGAAGTAGAAACCGAAAACACGGAAAATGCAGAAGTTAGCACGTCTGGTAAGGGTATCCGCCCAATGGGCCGTACTGCTGCCGGTGTGCGTGGTATCAAACTGGCGGAAGGTGATCGTGTTGTTTCGCTGATCATTCCTCGCAGTGAAGGCGCGATTCTGACTGCCACAGAAAATGGCTACGGTAAACGTACTGCGTTGTCTGAATATCCTGTGAAGAGCCGTGCGACCTTGGGTGTTATCTCTATTCAGGTTTCTGAGCGAAATGGCCGCGTAGTGGGTGCTATTCAGGTTGATGAAGCAGATGAAATCATGCTGATCACCAACGGCGGCACACTGGTGCGAACTCGTGTTTCTGAAGTCGGTCTGATTGGTCGTAATACTGCGGGTGTTCGTTTGATCCGTACGTCGGAAGATGAAAAACTGGTTAGCCTGGAACGTGTTGCGGAGCCAGAAGGTGACGAGTCTGATGTTTCAGAGATCAATATCGAAGTCGATACTGGTTCATCTGAAGAATCATCAGCTGAATAA